From one Microbulbifer sp. A4B17 genomic stretch:
- a CDS encoding MFS transporter, with amino-acid sequence MHTAKDYCKGPATQQANRISKRGVLITLCLATLLAALGVSAINMALPVLIDKLGTSFSNTQWITVAYMMCMTATLPIAGSLSDKLGRRKLFLAGGLIFSLSTLFCALSFNVWSLVFFRAIQGAGAAMFVAVSMAIASDVFDKSETGKVIGLLGSLSAVGTGMGPIVGGLIVESLNWQAIFWLIVPVGLGVFFLAYRILPENKAGEVADGRSRFKRYLAAALLFFSIVFYTLAIKPLGEEYSVVNGIAIALSAVFGVALLYFRQRVQPLSQGFSEPSGKQTLLANLAGNFLVASSVMSSLIVGPFYLTLALGLDLFIAGLVMTTGSFVVATCSNLAGRAVDRFKSRGIILLGLFIMLSGALGMGLLRVEQGLIGYLIFSITVAIGYGTYLSTVNTLTMNSARAEVRGRISGLLSLSRSLGLLTGASLMSVVFVGLVPSLPLQAMSPVQIADGLNAVYRLASLLLLMAFVIQLISILAVRLAVKTQD; translated from the coding sequence ATGCACACCGCGAAAGATTATTGCAAAGGCCCAGCCACCCAACAGGCCAACCGGATTTCAAAAAGGGGTGTCCTGATCACCTTGTGTTTGGCAACCTTGTTAGCGGCTTTGGGCGTCAGCGCAATTAATATGGCGCTGCCCGTATTAATCGACAAGTTGGGAACTTCATTTAGTAATACCCAATGGATTACCGTGGCCTACATGATGTGCATGACTGCCACCTTGCCAATTGCCGGCAGTCTCAGCGATAAGCTTGGCCGGCGAAAGTTATTTCTTGCCGGTGGTCTTATATTTTCCTTGTCCACACTATTTTGCGCACTTTCATTTAATGTGTGGAGTCTGGTATTTTTCCGTGCAATACAGGGGGCGGGTGCTGCGATGTTTGTAGCTGTGTCCATGGCTATTGCCAGCGATGTTTTCGATAAATCTGAAACTGGAAAGGTCATAGGTTTACTGGGCAGCCTGTCAGCGGTAGGTACCGGTATGGGCCCTATTGTGGGTGGCCTGATTGTAGAAAGCCTGAACTGGCAGGCTATCTTTTGGCTAATAGTACCGGTGGGGCTTGGGGTATTTTTTCTCGCATATCGTATCCTGCCGGAAAATAAAGCTGGTGAAGTTGCGGATGGGCGGAGCCGGTTTAAGCGTTACCTGGCCGCAGCTTTGCTGTTTTTTAGTATTGTTTTTTATACCCTGGCTATCAAACCTTTAGGAGAGGAGTACTCCGTCGTCAACGGAATCGCTATTGCTCTGTCTGCGGTATTTGGTGTAGCGTTGCTCTACTTCAGGCAGAGAGTGCAGCCGTTGAGCCAGGGGTTTAGTGAGCCATCGGGGAAGCAGACATTGTTGGCCAATCTGGCTGGGAATTTTCTGGTGGCCTCATCGGTAATGAGCAGCCTGATTGTGGGGCCCTTTTATTTGACTCTGGCACTGGGGCTTGATCTGTTTATCGCTGGACTGGTGATGACGACAGGGTCATTTGTGGTAGCCACCTGTTCTAACCTTGCCGGTCGCGCGGTGGATCGATTTAAGAGTCGCGGTATCATCTTACTGGGCCTCTTTATTATGCTTAGCGGAGCCCTCGGGATGGGGCTGCTAAGGGTAGAGCAGGGGTTGATCGGCTATCTGATATTTTCCATTACTGTGGCAATTGGCTATGGAACCTACTTGTCGACAGTAAATACACTGACAATGAATAGTGCCAGAGCTGAAGTTCGGGGGCGAATTTCTGGCTTGCTCAGCCTGTCGCGAAGCTTGGGTTTATTGACCGGTGCCTCATTGATGAGTGTGGTTTTTGTAGGGCTTGTGCCCAGTTTGCCTTTGCAAGCAATGAGCCCGGTACAAATAGCGGATGGTCTCAATGCCGTTTATCGTCTGGCATCGCTACTGTTGTTAATGGCATTTGTTATACAGTTGATATCTATTCTTGCCGTTAGGCTTGCTGTTAAAACCCAGGACTAG
- a CDS encoding glycoside hydrolase family 19 protein, protein MSHIFIRTAIASALMLGGQGVGAAQPADDYVAGQSYTGGSQVCYEGNLYKTQWWATASQIPSDALTSENRWDSPWILEASGACESSGDNDSNSGNSDNSDSGDDNTDSGNNGGTDSDNSDNTNSGNGGDSGGSDDSDTYISGQNYRKGEEVCYDGDLFIAQWWANGDDHPTDALTAENTWGSPWLLKEADGCSSSGDSDDDNDTGGDSDDSGNSDNDNSDDSGNDSDSTPITVSASASQSQITGGGIITLDASASGGDSNLSYSWAQLSPASPEADIASATSASTSVTLPSSTYDVSYVFSLIVSDGEITEEAQVTVQNLALDDTDEDDSDDNTDGSESSVTANISVSSINVGCSGTVTLDGSGTTGGSDISYIWSQTSGPVVKMSNYTGSSTSVTLSEVYSDVTYTFQLTASDSTQASDVAEVSISQDGCASADGYVMGISELEAAEESITSGDSLLEEVKDTVETRDNAVVEAVQPGRSANPENVLRVESILSEEDWDYLFALRAEEYTYTNFLRAVAKFPAFCGDYTDGRDADAICRKSMAVMFAHYAQETGAHATGWEVPEWRQGLYWLREIGWTEDTSGGYGACDASSSWAAEAWPCAINDDGGYKSYFGRGAKQLSWNYNYGPFSQAMYSDIYTLLEAPELVADTWLNLASSIFFFVYPQPPKPSILHVIDGTWEPNSVDLANNLTAGFGVTTNIINGAIECSSGTEDYRSQYRIEYYQSTAEYFGVEIPEDEELGCANMGQFQTGGAASLDIYWDKDWGWSADTPNNESYACQLVNYQTAYSALNEGDYAKCVEGNFDMTIDYQD, encoded by the coding sequence ATGAGCCATATTTTTATTCGCACAGCCATAGCATCAGCATTGATGCTTGGGGGCCAGGGGGTAGGTGCGGCACAGCCAGCCGATGATTACGTTGCGGGGCAAAGTTATACCGGTGGCAGCCAGGTTTGCTATGAAGGAAACCTCTATAAAACTCAATGGTGGGCAACGGCCTCTCAAATTCCATCAGATGCCCTGACATCTGAAAACCGCTGGGATTCTCCCTGGATTCTGGAGGCGTCTGGTGCTTGTGAGAGCAGCGGCGATAATGATTCCAATTCCGGTAATAGTGATAATTCAGACTCGGGTGATGACAATACAGACTCTGGCAATAACGGAGGCACGGATTCGGACAACAGCGATAATACAAATTCCGGCAATGGCGGAGACAGTGGTGGTTCCGATGACTCCGATACTTATATCTCCGGTCAAAATTATCGTAAGGGCGAGGAAGTTTGCTACGACGGCGACTTGTTCATTGCCCAGTGGTGGGCCAATGGTGATGACCATCCCACAGATGCATTAACGGCGGAAAATACCTGGGGCTCTCCCTGGCTTCTTAAAGAAGCGGATGGTTGCTCCAGCAGTGGTGATTCCGACGATGATAACGATACCGGTGGTGATAGCGACGATAGTGGCAACAGCGATAATGATAATAGTGACGACAGCGGAAATGACTCCGATAGCACACCCATTACTGTCAGTGCTTCAGCGTCACAATCCCAAATAACTGGTGGCGGTATTATCACACTTGACGCGAGTGCCTCTGGTGGCGACAGCAATCTATCTTATAGCTGGGCCCAGTTGTCCCCGGCCTCTCCTGAAGCGGATATTGCTTCCGCGACCAGTGCATCGACTTCCGTTACCTTGCCTTCCAGCACTTACGATGTGAGCTATGTCTTTAGCTTGATCGTCAGTGATGGCGAGATCACAGAAGAAGCGCAGGTAACCGTTCAAAATCTCGCATTGGATGACACTGATGAAGATGACAGCGATGATAATACCGATGGTTCTGAAAGCTCAGTAACCGCAAATATTTCAGTGTCCAGTATCAATGTTGGCTGTAGCGGAACGGTTACCCTAGATGGTTCCGGTACCACCGGTGGTAGCGATATCTCCTATATCTGGAGTCAAACCAGCGGCCCGGTCGTTAAGATGAGCAACTATACCGGCAGCTCTACCTCCGTAACTCTGTCTGAAGTTTACAGCGATGTAACCTATACCTTCCAGCTGACAGCTTCTGACTCCACTCAAGCCAGTGATGTGGCTGAAGTGTCTATCAGTCAGGACGGTTGTGCTTCAGCTGATGGCTATGTAATGGGGATCAGTGAACTGGAAGCTGCTGAAGAGTCGATTACCAGCGGCGATTCCTTGCTGGAGGAAGTCAAGGATACTGTTGAGACTCGGGATAACGCTGTTGTTGAGGCGGTACAACCCGGCCGCAGTGCAAACCCTGAAAACGTCCTCCGGGTTGAGAGTATTTTGTCCGAAGAAGACTGGGATTATCTTTTCGCTCTTAGAGCGGAAGAGTATACCTACACAAATTTTCTCCGCGCCGTAGCCAAGTTTCCCGCATTCTGTGGTGACTACACTGATGGTCGCGATGCCGATGCTATCTGCCGCAAATCGATGGCCGTAATGTTTGCGCACTATGCCCAGGAAACCGGTGCTCATGCGACAGGCTGGGAGGTACCGGAATGGCGCCAAGGTCTGTACTGGTTACGTGAAATCGGCTGGACTGAGGATACTTCCGGTGGCTATGGTGCCTGTGATGCCAGCAGTAGCTGGGCTGCCGAAGCATGGCCTTGTGCGATCAATGATGACGGCGGCTACAAGAGCTATTTCGGACGTGGTGCCAAGCAGTTGAGCTGGAACTATAACTACGGTCCCTTCTCCCAGGCGATGTACAGCGATATTTACACACTGCTGGAAGCACCTGAGCTGGTAGCGGATACCTGGTTGAATCTGGCCAGCTCTATTTTCTTCTTCGTCTACCCACAGCCGCCCAAGCCGAGCATTCTGCACGTGATTGATGGCACCTGGGAGCCGAACAGTGTGGACTTGGCGAATAACCTCACCGCAGGATTCGGTGTCACGACGAATATTATCAATGGTGCGATCGAATGTAGTTCAGGTACCGAGGACTACCGCTCCCAGTACCGGATCGAGTACTACCAGAGTACGGCTGAATACTTCGGCGTAGAAATTCCAGAGGATGAAGAACTCGGTTGTGCCAATATGGGGCAGTTCCAGACCGGCGGTGCGGCATCCCTGGATATCTACTGGGATAAAGACTGGGGTTGGTCGGCGGATACCCCCAATAACGAGAGCTACGCGTGTCAGTTGGTGAATTACCAGACCGCTTACTCAGCGCTGAATGAGGGCGACTATGCCAAGTGTGTTGAGGGTAACTTTGATATGACCATCGATTACCAAGACTAA
- a CDS encoding endonuclease V, with product MILAVDVDYRDSGAVVAGVGFEDWSAPDPEQLYRSKIESTLTYEPGAFYKRELPCILTLLEEHQIETELIVIDGYVFLGEEQRLGLGAHLYSALQQEVSIIGVAKKPFKDTPAEAELLRGKSVKPLYISSLGLPLTEAKLLIQTMHGDHRIPTLLKRVDRECRKSTQ from the coding sequence ATGATTTTGGCGGTAGATGTAGATTACCGGGACTCCGGTGCGGTGGTAGCCGGGGTCGGCTTTGAGGATTGGTCAGCTCCTGACCCCGAGCAACTATATCGCAGTAAAATAGAGAGTACCTTGACCTATGAGCCCGGTGCTTTCTACAAGCGAGAGCTCCCTTGTATCCTCACCCTACTCGAAGAACACCAGATAGAGACAGAACTGATTGTTATTGATGGTTATGTATTTCTCGGAGAGGAACAAAGACTTGGCCTTGGGGCTCATCTCTATTCGGCACTACAGCAAGAAGTTTCTATCATCGGTGTCGCCAAGAAACCGTTTAAGGACACTCCCGCAGAAGCGGAGCTGCTGCGAGGTAAAAGTGTAAAACCACTATATATCAGCAGCCTTGGTCTCCCTTTAACGGAAGCCAAACTTTTGATACAAACGATGCATGGCGACCACCGTATACCCACTTTATTGAAACGAGTGGACCGCGAGTGTCGAAAGTCCACGCAATAA
- the cueO gene encoding multicopper oxidase CueO: MAQLSRREFCFTTGAMGAALLTGVSSPKAAQAKEGRRHTLPIPPELRADAQGRIKLAARPGKQSFLPGLTTRTYGFNGPFLGPAIRVRKGEKVTVSVVNQLPQNVTAHWHGLIVPGSADGGPYMPLKPGDTWTVDWNIIQPAATLWFHPHLYPATAELVLKGLAGLIIIDDEESDGLSVPSRWGVDDIPLIIQDRRFTDDGQFFHRFNEVTIAAGYCGDHLLVNGAMNPVVRPPKGWVRFRILDGSNGRNYLLATSDKRPLYVIASDGGFLREPVKVDQLPIAAGERYEVMIDTSDGKPFDFQTLPVPQPVMRLPPFDRAHSFLSVIPGTSEGQGQLPDSLVSLPPVPQNLPPISQRLVMQMNRQKQEQAVISATGLPQMIAAGNTNPDVVAKVVKLITEGPALPLKEQLTANAINGVSFAFTEPGFKVARNEGLRWEISEGQDRMLHPVHIHGCQFRVIKYNDAEPPLYMRSWKDTVPISDGGKAEIYVRFPLPAMPDMPYMVHCHVLEHEDSGMMTEFSVS, from the coding sequence ATGGCTCAACTGTCGAGACGGGAGTTTTGCTTTACCACTGGCGCAATGGGGGCTGCCCTATTAACTGGCGTGTCGAGTCCTAAAGCTGCCCAGGCAAAGGAGGGCCGTCGGCACACACTCCCTATTCCACCGGAATTGCGTGCAGATGCGCAAGGCCGGATTAAATTGGCAGCTCGCCCGGGTAAGCAATCTTTTCTACCGGGGTTGACCACCCGTACCTACGGGTTCAATGGCCCATTTTTAGGCCCGGCGATACGGGTGCGCAAGGGCGAAAAAGTAACCGTCAGTGTGGTTAATCAATTACCTCAAAACGTGACGGCTCACTGGCACGGTTTAATCGTTCCAGGCAGCGCAGATGGCGGCCCCTATATGCCACTGAAGCCCGGTGATACCTGGACGGTGGATTGGAATATTATCCAGCCCGCCGCCACTCTCTGGTTTCATCCCCACCTTTATCCGGCAACTGCTGAGCTGGTGTTAAAAGGGTTGGCGGGGTTGATCATTATCGATGATGAGGAAAGCGATGGGTTGTCAGTACCTTCTCGCTGGGGCGTTGATGATATCCCCCTGATAATTCAGGATCGCCGTTTTACCGATGATGGCCAGTTTTTTCATCGTTTTAATGAAGTGACGATTGCGGCGGGCTATTGCGGTGATCACCTGCTGGTCAATGGTGCGATGAATCCTGTGGTCAGGCCGCCTAAAGGATGGGTTCGCTTTCGTATTCTGGATGGTTCCAACGGTCGCAACTACCTATTGGCGACCAGTGATAAACGTCCGCTCTATGTTATTGCCAGTGATGGCGGTTTTCTCCGGGAGCCGGTAAAAGTAGACCAGTTGCCGATTGCTGCAGGTGAGCGTTATGAGGTGATGATCGATACCAGCGATGGCAAGCCATTCGATTTTCAAACACTGCCAGTGCCCCAACCAGTGATGCGCCTGCCACCATTTGACCGGGCCCACAGTTTTCTCAGTGTGATTCCCGGTACGTCAGAAGGGCAAGGACAACTGCCCGATAGTCTCGTTTCACTGCCGCCAGTTCCACAAAATTTGCCACCAATCAGCCAGAGGCTGGTGATGCAAATGAATCGGCAAAAGCAGGAGCAGGCGGTAATCAGCGCGACAGGGCTGCCGCAGATGATCGCTGCCGGTAACACAAACCCTGATGTGGTGGCCAAGGTGGTTAAGCTGATTACCGAGGGGCCGGCATTGCCTCTGAAAGAGCAGTTAACCGCGAATGCGATTAATGGGGTTTCCTTCGCATTTACCGAGCCGGGGTTTAAGGTTGCGAGGAACGAGGGCTTGCGTTGGGAGATCTCAGAAGGGCAAGACAGAATGCTGCATCCAGTGCATATCCACGGCTGCCAGTTTCGAGTAATAAAATACAATGATGCGGAGCCGCCACTCTATATGCGTAGCTGGAAAGATACAGTACCCATATCCGATGGTGGAAAAGCGGAAATTTATGTTCGTTTCCCATTGCCGGCCATGCCCGATATGCCCTATATGGTGCACTGTCATGTATTGGAGCATGAGGATTCGGGAATGATGACGGAGTTCAGTGTCTCCTGA
- a CDS encoding tetratricopeptide repeat protein, which yields MPFLVLSILIQAAFVIHVVKTGRNSTWIWILVMLPMAGAIAYLILEILPELNQSRSAKYARRTVQETLNPNRDIHQAAQELSRSNNVENSMRMADECVKRGLYQEAKTLYEKCLQGVHQDDPELMFGLARCQFALNLFEPTKETLDQLIEKNPDYKNQDAHLLYARTLASLKQVKEAYHEYETLYQYYSGPEATFYFALFLKSQSQAEKANILFNEILDKSKTLGKHYKATHKQLLKQTKLEVS from the coding sequence ATGCCGTTTCTTGTTCTATCCATCCTTATTCAGGCAGCTTTTGTTATTCACGTGGTCAAAACCGGACGCAACAGCACTTGGATCTGGATTCTGGTGATGCTGCCCATGGCTGGAGCTATTGCCTACCTGATTCTGGAAATCCTGCCGGAATTGAATCAATCTCGCAGTGCTAAATATGCGCGCAGGACAGTTCAGGAAACACTGAATCCTAACCGGGATATCCACCAGGCCGCACAGGAGCTGTCCCGTTCCAATAATGTGGAAAACTCTATGCGTATGGCCGATGAATGCGTGAAGCGTGGTCTTTATCAAGAGGCAAAAACTCTCTATGAAAAGTGCCTCCAGGGGGTTCATCAGGATGATCCTGAACTGATGTTTGGGCTGGCGCGCTGTCAATTTGCTCTCAATCTATTTGAACCGACCAAAGAGACACTGGATCAATTAATTGAAAAGAACCCCGATTATAAAAATCAGGATGCCCACTTACTTTACGCTCGTACTCTAGCATCATTGAAGCAAGTAAAAGAAGCCTACCACGAGTATGAAACGCTGTATCAATACTACAGCGGGCCTGAAGCAACTTTTTACTTTGCCCTGTTTTTAAAGAGTCAATCCCAAGCAGAAAAGGCGAATATCTTATTCAATGAAATCCTTGATAAATCCAAAACACTGGGCAAGCACTACAAAGCCACTCATAAGCAGCTGTTAAAGCAGACAAAACTGGAAGTATCCTGA
- a CDS encoding helix-turn-helix domain-containing protein, which yields MNNMEELDIRQVSKLSGLPSSTLRYYEEKGLIKSCGRRGITRIFKASVVEQLSLISLGRYAGFSLDEIGEMFSSNGNPSIDREQLLARADDLEKSIRRLEAMRDGLRHVANCPEKNQLECPNFQNLIRKATKLQHKEDRKHKQR from the coding sequence ATGAACAACATGGAAGAACTGGATATTCGCCAAGTCTCCAAACTGTCGGGACTCCCCTCTTCCACACTGAGGTATTATGAAGAAAAAGGCCTGATAAAGTCATGTGGTCGCCGGGGAATTACCCGAATTTTTAAGGCCTCTGTGGTAGAACAGCTGTCCCTTATTTCTCTTGGCCGTTACGCCGGTTTTTCTCTGGATGAAATTGGCGAGATGTTTTCCTCTAATGGCAACCCCTCTATCGACAGGGAACAACTCCTTGCCAGAGCCGACGATCTGGAAAAGAGTATCCGCCGGTTAGAGGCCATGCGCGATGGACTCCGCCATGTCGCCAACTGTCCTGAGAAAAATCAGCTGGAGTGCCCCAACTTCCAAAATCTGATTAGAAAGGCGACCAAATTACAACACAAAGAGGATAGGAAACATAAGCAGCGCTGA